A single uncultured Acetobacterium sp. DNA region contains:
- a CDS encoding peptidylprolyl isomerase yields MEKTPLATVAGKTIYTADLDALIKQLPQEQANQFKSKEGRRQLLEELIAQELFYLEGKAAKIDESEEFQKMLIDAEEKLLKTHMIATFMMDITVPDEEVQKFYDENPGQFIAPDSIRASHILLPTEEQATTIIDEIKNGKAFEAAAKEYSICPSNEKGGDLSYFSKGQMVPEFETAAFALEVDEMTEMPVQTQFGFHIIKLTDRKIAQTIPFDAVKENARTFLLREKQNKAFIGKVEDLKQKYPVKMETTSL; encoded by the coding sequence ATGGAAAAAACCCCTTTGGCTACCGTGGCTGGTAAAACAATTTACACTGCGGACTTAGATGCCTTAATAAAACAATTACCTCAGGAACAGGCGAACCAATTCAAATCAAAAGAAGGCCGTCGTCAATTACTTGAGGAACTCATTGCTCAGGAACTTTTTTATTTAGAAGGTAAAGCAGCAAAGATCGATGAAAGTGAAGAATTTCAAAAAATGCTCATCGATGCCGAAGAAAAACTGCTGAAAACTCATATGATTGCAACCTTTATGATGGATATTACTGTACCGGACGAAGAAGTGCAGAAATTCTATGATGAAAACCCCGGACAGTTCATTGCCCCGGACAGCATCCGTGCTAGCCATATTCTTCTTCCAACAGAAGAGCAGGCCACTACAATTATTGATGAAATTAAAAATGGCAAAGCTTTTGAAGCGGCGGCAAAAGAATACTCCATCTGTCCTTCTAATGAAAAAGGCGGAGATCTGAGTTATTTTTCAAAAGGACAAATGGTTCCTGAATTTGAAACGGCTGCCTTTGCTCTGGAAGTGGATGAAATGACCGAAATGCCAGTTCAAACCCAGTTTGGTTTCCACATTATCAAACTGACTGACCGCAAGATTGCCCAAACCATTCCTTTTGATGCTGTTAAAGAAAACGCCCGTACTTTTTTATTACGGGAAAAACAAAACAAAGCCTTTATCGGCAAAGTTGAAGACCTGAAACAAAAATATCCCGTAAAAATGGAAACAACCTCACTATAA
- a CDS encoding aminopeptidase, which yields MIIDEKEKSIGVQLQEKLTQKWDIAWKDLNNEDNQKIQEISSDYLTFLTSGKTERQCVEISVKMAEEKGFKPLHTYIEAGKIVPGDKIYMVHKQKTVVFFVAGSDPIENGMAIVGAHIDAPRLDLKPSPLYESDDMAFFKTHYYGGIKKYHWVTIPLALHGTVVRKDGSTINISIGEAPEDPVFCITDLLPHLSQEQNTKKMTEGITGEGLNIIVGSQPYPEKDLKDGVKLNVLNHLYTKYGMLEEDFATAELEVVPAGAARNVGFDESLIGGYGQDDRICSYTALRAILDRENPKRTLCVILADKEEIGSVGNTGMQSRFFENALAEVIDLMAVEKPEMAMRRCFMNSEMLSADVTAGVDPNFTGTHDKGNAPYIGKGIVLSKYGGSRGKSGSNDAHAEFMGKMRQTLEGAGVIWQMGELGRVDLGGGGTIAHILAEYGMDVLDCGPALLSMHSPFELASKVDLYMCYKGYKAFLV from the coding sequence ATGATTATTGACGAAAAAGAAAAAAGCATCGGGGTACAGTTGCAAGAAAAATTAACCCAAAAATGGGATATTGCATGGAAAGATCTAAATAACGAAGATAACCAGAAAATTCAAGAAATCAGCAGTGATTACCTGACCTTTCTTACAAGTGGCAAAACAGAACGTCAATGTGTAGAAATCAGCGTAAAAATGGCAGAGGAAAAAGGATTTAAACCTCTTCATACCTATATTGAAGCCGGAAAAATTGTTCCTGGTGATAAAATTTATATGGTACATAAACAAAAAACAGTGGTTTTCTTTGTTGCCGGATCTGATCCCATTGAGAATGGAATGGCCATTGTGGGCGCTCATATTGATGCGCCCCGTTTGGATTTAAAACCGTCACCGCTTTATGAAAGTGATGATATGGCTTTTTTTAAGACCCACTATTATGGCGGCATTAAAAAATATCATTGGGTAACCATTCCCCTGGCATTACATGGCACCGTGGTGAGAAAAGATGGATCGACTATTAATATTTCCATCGGTGAAGCACCGGAAGATCCGGTTTTTTGTATTACCGATTTATTACCCCACCTTTCTCAAGAGCAAAATACAAAAAAAATGACCGAAGGCATTACCGGTGAGGGGCTTAATATCATCGTCGGTAGTCAGCCTTATCCAGAAAAAGATTTAAAAGATGGTGTTAAACTCAATGTACTAAACCATCTTTATACTAAATATGGCATGCTGGAAGAAGATTTTGCAACGGCTGAACTGGAAGTGGTACCAGCTGGTGCCGCCCGTAACGTTGGATTCGATGAAAGTTTGATTGGTGGATATGGTCAGGATGACCGCATCTGTTCTTATACAGCACTTAGAGCAATTCTTGATCGTGAGAATCCTAAGCGGACCCTCTGTGTTATTTTGGCTGACAAAGAAGAAATCGGCAGTGTCGGTAATACTGGCATGCAGTCCCGATTCTTTGAAAATGCGTTAGCTGAGGTAATTGACCTGATGGCTGTTGAAAAACCGGAAATGGCTATGCGCCGTTGTTTCATGAACTCCGAAATGCTTTCAGCCGATGTTACTGCTGGAGTGGATCCCAATTTCACTGGAACCCATGACAAAGGAAACGCCCCATATATCGGAAAAGGGATTGTCCTATCAAAATACGGTGGATCTCGGGGTAAATCCGGCTCCAATGATGCCCATGCTGAATTTATGGGAAAAATGAGACAGACTCTCGAAGGTGCCGGCGTCATCTGGCAAATGGGTGAGCTTGGTCGAGTGGACCTTGGCGGCGGTGGTACCATTGCCCATATTCTTGCTGAATACGGGATGGATGTATTGGATTGCGGCCCAGCCCTGCTGAGCATGCATTCTCCATTTGAATTAGCATCGAAGGTTGATTTGTATATGTGTTATAAAGGATATAAAGCCTTTTTAGTTTAA
- a CDS encoding DUF896 domain-containing protein, with product MITKEKIERINELARKKKIETLSEDELDEQMTLRAEYLAAIRKNCREQLDSIIIVDEPQCDNKGGNKMKNDEKNGSYGEAEALGNKEKGEAGGADSIYSNAEELGKKNATDPHEFMAGEEDEKARDKE from the coding sequence ATGATCACAAAAGAAAAAATTGAACGCATTAATGAATTGGCGCGCAAAAAAAAGATTGAAACATTGTCAGAAGACGAATTGGATGAACAAATGACCTTACGTGCAGAATATTTGGCAGCAATAAGAAAGAATTGTCGCGAACAATTGGATTCGATTATTATTGTGGATGAACCGCAATGTGATAATAAAGGAGGAAATAAAATGAAAAACGATGAAAAAAACGGGAGTTATGGTGAAGCCGAAGCTTTAGGGAACAAAGAAAAAGGTGAAGCAGGTGGAGCAGATTCAATTTATAGCAATGCTGAAGAATTAGGGAAAAAAAATGCCACCGATCCACATGAATTTATGGCTGGTGAAGAAGACGAAAAAGCAAGAGACAAAGAATAA
- the mutL gene encoding DNA mismatch repair endonuclease MutL, translating to MLNNETINKIAAGEVIIRPVSVVKELVENAIDAGADQIAVIIEAGGKNRISVRDNGCGIAYNEIPLAFKRHATSKLSAIEDLESIDSLGFRGEALSSVSAVAKVQITTRYVDEEVGSQTIFEGGKLINQRVCAYNRGTEITVRELFYNTPARRKHLEKEKKEETIVRDLVEKIAVSHPGIRFQVSSNGRKVLDTPGTGKVLDVVKGLYGVEVADNLIALDYENKPMKLAGFVGNLKTMRSHREDQVFFINGRYIKNSRLAQALDEAYEGYSMKHQHPLGIIFIELPGRMLDINIHPAKTEIKILNESLVCLLFKQGIRETLRNANLIVDVGTQDDQNQKTSCSQTEEINSSANHQKEKYKIESNGKDISKTEEIQNQTTLESVLWTKPRKSTIGGTDLEKSAELVKPSGKADQITDLMAKEDQDQLSLKEKTRIHITQNSRMTEKLENQRDASVSKTPEISEESEVKPREPALRNQDDPLKQLSLTIDPLPVSGEQNRVAEMPVVFAGLELAQDKTPLQSINQENIKQVSNQPVAKPGVNDLAKMKIVGQLFNVYILLEGEKEIYLLDQHAAHEAFITQELLGIFKRGDRLPSQGLMTPIPIKIRPKDLDQVEMALTDYQKLGYDCDVFGENTLLVRSVPVLLGEPQSVELLKTMIDENLFERDDNNLSKTAFSEDAKNRIITMACKAAIKGGQQLTHSEISKLLENLMALDNPYTCPHGRPIIMRLKEYELMKLFKRVV from the coding sequence ATGTTAAATAATGAAACAATTAATAAAATAGCCGCCGGTGAGGTTATTATCCGACCTGTCTCAGTGGTCAAAGAATTGGTAGAAAACGCCATTGATGCTGGTGCCGATCAGATTGCGGTGATCATTGAGGCGGGCGGCAAAAACCGGATTAGTGTCCGGGACAATGGCTGCGGTATCGCCTATAATGAAATTCCGTTGGCTTTTAAGCGCCATGCTACCAGTAAGCTCTCAGCTATCGAGGATCTGGAATCGATTGACTCGCTGGGGTTTCGGGGGGAGGCCTTATCCAGCGTTTCCGCCGTGGCCAAGGTACAAATCACCACCCGGTATGTGGATGAAGAGGTCGGTAGTCAAACCATTTTTGAAGGCGGCAAGCTGATCAATCAACGGGTGTGCGCCTATAACCGGGGTACCGAAATTACCGTTAGAGAGCTCTTTTACAACACGCCGGCGCGCCGCAAACACCTGGAGAAGGAAAAGAAAGAAGAAACCATTGTCCGTGATCTGGTGGAAAAAATTGCGGTTTCCCATCCGGGAATTCGTTTTCAGGTAAGCAGCAACGGCCGGAAAGTTCTGGATACTCCCGGCACCGGAAAGGTGCTGGATGTGGTGAAAGGACTTTATGGTGTTGAGGTTGCTGACAATCTGATCGCCCTTGACTACGAAAACAAACCGATGAAGTTGGCCGGCTTTGTCGGAAATCTAAAGACCATGCGAAGTCACCGTGAAGATCAGGTGTTTTTTATCAATGGCCGTTACATTAAAAATAGCCGGCTGGCCCAGGCGTTAGACGAAGCCTACGAAGGTTACAGTATGAAGCACCAGCATCCGTTGGGGATTATTTTTATCGAACTGCCCGGCCGGATGCTGGATATCAATATCCATCCAGCTAAAACGGAAATAAAAATTCTCAATGAAAGTCTGGTTTGTCTGCTCTTTAAGCAGGGGATTCGGGAAACACTTCGGAACGCCAATCTGATTGTTGATGTGGGAACTCAAGATGATCAGAATCAAAAAACTTCCTGCTCACAAACTGAGGAAATAAACAGTTCAGCGAATCACCAAAAAGAAAAATATAAAATTGAAAGCAACGGTAAAGACATTAGTAAAACGGAAGAGATTCAAAACCAGACGACCCTTGAGTCTGTTTTATGGACAAAGCCCAGAAAGTCTACTATTGGTGGAACAGATCTGGAAAAATCTGCTGAGCTAGTTAAACCGTCTGGAAAAGCAGATCAAATCACGGACTTGATGGCAAAAGAGGATCAGGATCAATTGTCACTGAAGGAAAAGACAAGGATACATATTACACAGAATAGCAGGATGACGGAAAAATTGGAAAATCAGCGTGATGCATCTGTATCTAAAACGCCAGAAATATCTGAGGAGTCAGAAGTTAAGCCACGTGAACCAGCATTAAGAAATCAGGACGATCCACTGAAGCAATTGTCTTTGACAATTGACCCATTACCAGTCTCTGGTGAACAAAATCGGGTTGCCGAAATGCCAGTCGTATTTGCTGGATTGGAATTAGCCCAAGACAAAACACCGCTACAAAGCATTAATCAAGAAAATATCAAACAAGTGTCAAACCAGCCAGTTGCAAAACCGGGTGTTAACGATTTGGCAAAAATGAAAATTGTCGGTCAATTATTTAATGTCTATATTCTGCTAGAAGGCGAAAAGGAAATTTATCTGCTGGATCAGCATGCTGCTCATGAAGCGTTTATCACCCAGGAGCTTTTGGGGATTTTTAAACGAGGCGATCGGCTCCCCAGTCAGGGTCTAATGACGCCGATACCCATAAAAATTCGTCCCAAAGATTTGGATCAGGTGGAAATGGCGCTAACTGATTATCAAAAACTGGGTTATGATTGTGATGTTTTTGGTGAAAATACCTTATTGGTGCGCAGTGTGCCAGTACTTTTAGGAGAGCCTCAAAGCGTTGAGTTACTAAAAACCATGATTGATGAAAATCTTTTTGAAAGAGATGACAATAACTTGTCAAAGACTGCTTTTTCGGAAGATGCCAAAAACAGGATCATTACCATGGCCTGCAAAGCAGCTATTAAGGGGGGGCAACAGCTCACTCACAGTGAAATCAGTAAACTGCTGGAAAACCTGATGGCATTAGATAATCCCTATACCTGCCCCCATGGCCGACCGATTATTATGAGATTAAAGGAATATGAATTAATGAAATTATTCAAACGGGTAGTATAA
- a CDS encoding MarR family winged helix-turn-helix transcriptional regulator, with protein MACKKNELYEAYHKLLKLNAALHENETCQCQAEDVTSKQKYYLKVIDQNYRVTFSQLAQETQNSKPTITELISKFISMGCVYRERSPEDGRVYFIYLTPKGQSIARSEERTQIQVIERIKNSLTDEELDQLITLLNKIL; from the coding sequence ATGGCATGTAAGAAGAATGAATTATATGAGGCTTATCATAAACTGCTGAAGCTGAATGCAGCGCTTCATGAAAATGAAACCTGTCAGTGTCAGGCCGAAGATGTAACCTCAAAACAGAAATATTATCTGAAAGTCATCGATCAGAATTATCGGGTAACCTTCAGCCAGTTAGCTCAGGAAACCCAGAATTCAAAACCGACGATTACCGAATTGATTAGTAAATTTATTTCCATGGGCTGTGTATACCGGGAACGTTCACCCGAGGACGGCAGGGTGTATTTTATCTATCTTACACCAAAGGGTCAATCAATTGCCAGATCCGAAGAAAGAACCCAAATACAAGTGATTGAACGCATCAAAAACAGTCTGACTGATGAAGAGCTGGATCAATTGATCACCTTACTAAACAAAATCCTTTAA
- a CDS encoding methionine gamma-lyase family protein: protein MNTKKDIKTYLEKEFAISTEIIDFVKQIENEVSPQLKKLDDMSELHQYRVIKAMQRAGLGDRHFTVSTGYGYDDVGREVVETIYADVFGAEDALVRPHISSGTHAISLALYGVLRPGDHLLAITGSPYDTIRTVIGLEDAGVGQGTIKEFGVSYDQIELLSDGGFDEVAILAAIAPNTKMIYLQRSTGYSWRAALTMETMAAMIKKIREVKPDVVVFVDNCYGEFMDRQEPVSIGADLIAGSLIKNPGGGLAPTGGYVAGRRDLVHLAACRLAAPGVARETGATLGINRTLLQGLFLAPTVVAQAIKSAVLLAACYKKLGFAVCPEVTDYRSDIIQSVCLNTAEGVKTFCQAIQEAAPVDSQAIPEPWDMPGYSDPIIMAAGAFIQGSSIELSADAPMREPYYVYFQGGLTHFHGKLGILLSLQRLLEKKMIKINL, encoded by the coding sequence TTGAACACTAAAAAAGACATTAAAACCTATCTTGAAAAAGAATTTGCAATTTCAACAGAAATTATTGATTTTGTAAAACAAATTGAAAATGAAGTTTCACCCCAACTAAAAAAACTGGATGACATGTCCGAGCTTCACCAATATCGGGTGATTAAGGCCATGCAAAGGGCTGGTTTGGGGGACCGCCATTTTACCGTTTCCACCGGCTATGGTTATGACGATGTCGGTCGGGAAGTGGTGGAAACCATTTATGCCGATGTATTTGGTGCCGAAGACGCCCTGGTGCGCCCCCACATTTCATCAGGAACCCATGCCATTTCATTGGCACTCTATGGGGTGCTGCGACCAGGGGATCACCTGTTAGCCATTACTGGTTCCCCCTATGATACCATCCGTACCGTTATTGGCTTGGAAGATGCCGGTGTGGGACAGGGCACCATAAAAGAATTCGGCGTGAGCTATGACCAGATTGAACTCCTCTCGGATGGCGGCTTTGACGAAGTGGCGATTCTCGCTGCCATTGCCCCCAACACAAAAATGATTTATCTCCAGCGTTCCACCGGATATAGCTGGCGGGCGGCCTTAACCATGGAGACTATGGCCGCGATGATTAAAAAAATTCGGGAAGTCAAACCGGATGTAGTGGTGTTTGTGGACAATTGCTATGGGGAATTTATGGATCGTCAGGAGCCGGTTTCCATCGGCGCCGATCTCATCGCGGGTTCTCTGATTAAAAATCCCGGCGGTGGTTTAGCACCCACAGGTGGTTATGTGGCTGGTCGCAGGGATCTGGTTCACCTGGCCGCTTGCCGTTTGGCAGCACCAGGCGTTGCCCGAGAAACCGGTGCCACGCTGGGGATCAACCGAACTTTGCTTCAAGGTTTGTTTCTAGCCCCAACAGTGGTGGCTCAAGCCATTAAATCGGCGGTGCTCCTGGCCGCCTGCTATAAAAAACTGGGCTTTGCTGTTTGCCCGGAAGTCACGGACTACCGTAGTGATATTATCCAGAGCGTCTGCCTTAACACGGCTGAAGGGGTTAAAACCTTTTGTCAGGCCATTCAGGAGGCTGCCCCGGTGGACAGTCAGGCCATTCCGGAACCATGGGATATGCCTGGTTATTCGGACCCGATCATCATGGCAGCGGGAGCTTTTATCCAGGGATCGTCCATCGAATTGTCCGCAGATGCCCCGATGCGGGAACCATATTATGTTTATTTTCAGGGAGGATTAACCCATTTCCATGGAAAACTGGGAATTTTATTAAGTTTACAGCGATTATTAGAAAAAAAAATGATTAAAATAAATTTATAA
- the miaA gene encoding tRNA (adenosine(37)-N6)-dimethylallyltransferase MiaA yields the protein MKVNKPKVLVLVGPTASGKTALGVALAKKLDGEIISADSMQIYKYMNIGTAKVTPEEMQGIPHHLVDCVLPNEEFSVASFKAAALNAIETILVKGKLPIVLGGTGLYINSLTLPWDFQKKDNDEEIRWRLTAEAEILGRDALYERLKSVDPATAEIVHPNNLNRVIRALEIYELTGKPKSYFDEQTKKQDVPYDYVILGLDWEREILYDRINHRVDLMIGDGLIDEAKMLIDRGYDWNLTALKAIGYKELKPYLEGQSSLEDAITILRRDSRHYAKRQMTWFRKDERIHWIKMSENKNLETQVHNCLDLVQPLLELN from the coding sequence ATGAAAGTGAACAAACCCAAAGTTTTAGTCCTAGTCGGACCTACCGCCAGCGGAAAAACCGCCTTGGGGGTGGCGCTGGCTAAAAAGCTTGACGGCGAAATTATCTCAGCCGATTCGATGCAAATTTATAAGTATATGAACATCGGAACGGCCAAGGTCACCCCTGAAGAAATGCAGGGGATTCCCCATCATCTGGTGGACTGTGTGCTACCGAATGAAGAATTCAGCGTGGCAAGTTTTAAAGCAGCGGCTCTTAATGCCATTGAAACAATTCTTGTCAAAGGAAAACTGCCGATTGTATTAGGGGGGACAGGACTCTATATTAATAGTCTTACGCTGCCCTGGGATTTTCAAAAAAAAGACAATGACGAAGAAATCCGCTGGCGGCTCACTGCCGAAGCCGAAATCCTTGGCCGGGACGCTCTTTATGAACGGCTGAAATCGGTGGATCCGGCCACGGCTGAAATTGTCCATCCAAATAATCTGAATCGGGTTATTCGGGCTCTGGAAATTTATGAGCTCACCGGGAAGCCAAAATCCTATTTTGATGAGCAGACAAAAAAACAGGACGTCCCCTACGATTATGTGATACTTGGTTTAGACTGGGAACGTGAGATTCTTTATGATCGCATCAATCACCGGGTTGATCTAATGATTGGGGATGGTCTCATTGATGAAGCGAAAATGCTGATTGACCGGGGCTATGATTGGAACCTGACCGCGCTGAAAGCGATTGGTTATAAGGAACTAAAGCCTTACCTGGAAGGCCAGTCTTCCCTGGAGGATGCGATCACCATTTTAAGACGAGATTCCCGGCATTATGCCAAGCGGCAGATGACCTGGTTCCGAAAAGATGAACGGATCCATTGGATAAAAATGAGTGAGAACAAGAATCTGGAAACTCAGGTGCATAACTGCCTTGATTTGGTACAGCCACTACTTGAATTAAATTAA
- the lon gene encoding endopeptidase La, with protein MNTLEIKNAPLIPITETVIYPGISNRIFVNEDIGNNIKELIIKNNTLAIGLSTKDYKGLVQLTADSFYRIGVLMKFDNIQKSDNGFIIDITTINRVKVLDFTFEEKQITASYTIQEDITDVNEDEEQEMIVYIKGLMKDLSHNFKGAEYFVSILDGLPSLEEIMGYTVPMMGIPLKSKQALLEIDSVKERTLSFIDYIIREKDSVHLQLEISKKYSQRKDKTYREAMLREQLKNIKAELGELDEELEEEADYRKRVLETDMPADIKKIALKEVRKFENSPPNGGESNVIMNYLDLLLELPWTSEKKEIDIEHARQVLESHHFGIDDVKKRIIEHLAVMKLKEDKQGSILLLVGPPGTGKTSLGKSIAEALDRKYVRASLGGVRDEAEIRGHRKTYLGAMPGRIIKGIANAEAKNPVFILDEIDKMGMSHQGDPGSALLEVLDPEQNCTFSDHYLEIPYDLSEVFFIATANDLSTIPAPLLDRAEIIQLSSYTNGEKKRIAIDHLLPSVLKDHGLTNEMLQIEETAVEAIVENYTAEAGVRGLTKQLAKIARVVSEKIVSKKVELPFVVTTQNISEVLGNKTRRHEKAGENNKPGVVTGMAWTAVGGEILFTEASLMPGSGKLTLTGQLGDVMKESATIAMSLIRSRLGDLANGFDYFKNDTHIHVPSGSTPKDGPSAGVTLTTALASLILGKPVDSKLSMTGEITLSGQVLPVGGIKEKVIAAQRSGITTILLPKDNEKDVSDIPEEVRNALTIIHVSTIEEVLKEALGIELPEVKPILNRPKGDSNVQLSMDSE; from the coding sequence ATGAACACATTAGAAATCAAAAACGCACCATTAATCCCGATTACAGAAACAGTAATCTATCCGGGGATTTCCAATCGTATTTTTGTGAATGAGGATATTGGCAACAATATCAAAGAACTGATCATCAAGAATAACACCCTGGCCATTGGTTTATCAACGAAAGACTACAAAGGATTGGTCCAATTAACTGCTGATTCGTTTTATCGTATCGGTGTGTTGATGAAATTTGATAATATACAAAAGTCAGACAATGGCTTTATCATTGATATTACCACCATCAATCGTGTTAAAGTATTGGATTTTACCTTTGAAGAAAAACAGATCACCGCATCTTACACCATTCAGGAAGATATCACCGATGTTAATGAAGATGAAGAACAAGAGATGATTGTTTATATTAAAGGATTAATGAAAGATTTAAGCCACAATTTTAAAGGAGCAGAATATTTTGTCAGTATCCTTGATGGATTACCTTCTTTAGAAGAAATCATGGGCTATACTGTTCCGATGATGGGTATTCCATTAAAGAGTAAACAAGCATTACTGGAAATTGATTCCGTCAAAGAACGAACTCTCAGCTTTATTGATTATATTATCAGAGAAAAAGACTCGGTTCATCTGCAATTGGAAATCAGTAAAAAATATTCGCAACGAAAAGATAAAACCTATCGCGAAGCGATGCTTCGGGAACAATTGAAAAATATAAAAGCCGAACTGGGCGAATTGGACGAAGAACTTGAAGAAGAAGCCGATTATCGAAAAAGAGTTCTGGAAACCGATATGCCTGCGGATATTAAAAAAATAGCATTAAAAGAAGTACGTAAATTTGAAAACTCACCGCCAAACGGAGGCGAAAGCAATGTCATCATGAATTATCTTGATCTGCTTTTGGAACTACCATGGACTAGTGAGAAAAAAGAAATTGACATTGAACACGCCAGACAGGTACTGGAGTCTCATCACTTTGGTATTGATGATGTAAAAAAACGAATCATTGAACACCTGGCCGTCATGAAATTAAAAGAAGATAAACAAGGCTCAATTCTATTGCTTGTGGGACCTCCGGGAACCGGTAAAACCAGCTTGGGTAAGAGCATTGCCGAAGCCTTAGATCGTAAATATGTCCGTGCCAGCTTGGGTGGAGTTCGCGATGAAGCCGAAATTCGGGGACATCGTAAGACTTATCTGGGCGCAATGCCAGGACGGATCATTAAAGGAATTGCCAACGCTGAAGCGAAAAATCCGGTTTTCATCCTCGATGAAATTGACAAGATGGGGATGTCCCACCAGGGCGACCCCGGTTCAGCATTGCTGGAAGTTTTAGATCCTGAACAAAATTGTACCTTCTCGGATCACTATTTAGAAATACCCTACGATTTATCCGAGGTATTCTTTATTGCCACCGCCAATGACCTTAGTACAATCCCGGCACCACTCTTAGATCGTGCCGAAATTATTCAGCTGTCAAGTTATACCAACGGTGAAAAGAAACGGATTGCCATTGATCACCTGTTACCAAGTGTTTTAAAAGATCATGGTTTAACCAATGAGATGCTTCAAATCGAAGAAACTGCGGTTGAAGCGATCGTTGAAAACTACACCGCCGAAGCTGGGGTACGTGGTTTGACCAAGCAACTGGCAAAAATTGCCCGAGTTGTTTCGGAAAAAATCGTCTCGAAAAAAGTTGAACTCCCATTTGTGGTAACAACACAAAACATCAGTGAAGTATTGGGAAACAAAACCAGACGTCACGAAAAAGCGGGTGAAAATAACAAACCAGGCGTCGTAACCGGAATGGCATGGACAGCAGTCGGCGGAGAGATTCTCTTCACCGAAGCCAGTCTGATGCCAGGAAGCGGCAAGCTGACCCTAACCGGTCAATTGGGCGATGTTATGAAAGAAAGTGCCACCATTGCCATGAGCCTGATCCGATCACGGTTAGGTGATTTGGCCAACGGCTTTGATTATTTCAAAAATGACACCCATATCCATGTGCCATCTGGTTCAACACCAAAAGATGGGCCATCTGCCGGGGTTACATTAACAACCGCTTTGGCATCATTGATCTTGGGCAAACCAGTAGATTCAAAACTTTCCATGACCGGCGAAATTACCTTAAGCGGTCAGGTGCTACCAGTTGGCGGCATTAAGGAAAAGGTTATCGCAGCACAGCGCAGTGGCATTACCACAATATTATTGCCAAAAGATAATGAAAAAGATGTCAGCGATATTCCGGAAGAAGTCAGAAATGCCTTAACCATCATTCATGTTTCGACCATTGAGGAAGTCTTAAAAGAAGCATTGGGCATCGAGTTACCAGAAGTTAAACCGATTCTCAACCGACCCAAAGGCGATTCCAATGTACAATTGAGCATGGATAGTGAATAA
- a CDS encoding YjfB family protein — translation MDIAALSMGMNQMQVAQQASLSVMKMAMETGTQQMTDMVAMVETSTPTASAAGPSPDPNIGQLLDISV, via the coding sequence ATGGATATTGCAGCACTATCGATGGGAATGAATCAAATGCAGGTTGCCCAACAGGCCAGCTTGTCGGTTATGAAAATGGCCATGGAAACCGGGACACAACAAATGACAGATATGGTGGCAATGGTAGAAACCAGTACTCCAACAGCGTCTGCGGCAGGTCCTTCACCAGACCCAAACATTGGACAGTTATTAGATATCTCCGTTTGA